A single genomic interval of Rhodanobacteraceae bacterium harbors:
- a CDS encoding tail fiber domain-containing protein, whose amino-acid sequence MFPRLLPALICALALGFSSDSCAGSKLSYRGELRDRGLPAEGQYDLRFSLLRENGSIHVAPVTLYGVDIRQGQISVEVEFAAELQQAAPLKLKTEVAAGGAGFVAIGEPVRIDASSALVGVCWDTQGNAGTNGATDFLGTTDAQPLVLRTRNVPSLRIEPSTVLFGGAPITTNTLAGSVANSITAGTRGAVIAGGGLPSGNSDPDFFQEGPNRVSDAYGSVGGGYSNQAGDNAGTAIDRPNATVAGGLGNTASGASSAIGGGQSNVASGRSATVPGGEGNDATGTTSTIGGGQNNEATGNSSVVAGGSFNRSSASSGSVGGGIFNSAVGVSSTVSGGEGNCAGGTGSWAGGMRAGVRRGTGAGECVAGPPPSSGDADGDEGTFLWADAQATQFNSNGPNRFIVRVDEGATFQRLIGSETSARSPRGYFNVVRGDSGLAPSSTPSANVIGSFESDGDAFLVLTTPAGSSRGLVFRSTVNNNEAGLVYASSASGLQFLSGNSVRMTLAGTGQLTLNTLGSAGSTTLCRNASNQIASCSSSARYKNDIDDLHLGLDAVARLRPVAYTWKDSGMADIGFVAEDVAALDERLITRNDEGEVEGVRYDRLSAVLAGAVQELSARERVQQADIEDLRQKLAELRAEVHGASVRER is encoded by the coding sequence ATGTTTCCACGCCTGCTACCGGCCCTGATCTGCGCGCTCGCGCTGGGCTTTTCCTCCGATTCCTGCGCCGGATCGAAGCTCAGCTACCGCGGCGAACTCCGGGATCGCGGGCTGCCTGCCGAAGGTCAGTACGACCTTCGATTCAGTCTGTTGCGCGAGAACGGCAGCATCCATGTCGCACCCGTCACGCTCTACGGTGTGGATATCCGCCAAGGCCAGATCTCGGTCGAGGTGGAGTTCGCTGCGGAATTGCAGCAGGCCGCGCCGCTGAAGCTGAAGACGGAAGTCGCCGCGGGCGGCGCCGGCTTTGTCGCCATCGGAGAACCCGTGCGTATTGATGCTTCGTCGGCGCTGGTGGGCGTGTGCTGGGATACCCAGGGCAATGCCGGTACCAACGGGGCCACTGACTTCCTCGGCACCACGGATGCCCAGCCGCTGGTGCTGCGCACCCGCAATGTACCGAGCCTGCGCATCGAACCCAGCACCGTGTTGTTCGGCGGCGCGCCGATTACCACCAACACACTGGCTGGGAGTGTGGCGAACTCCATCACTGCGGGCACCCGTGGTGCGGTCATCGCCGGCGGTGGGCTACCGAGCGGCAACAGCGACCCTGACTTCTTTCAGGAGGGCCCCAATCGAGTGTCCGACGCCTATGGCAGCGTCGGCGGCGGCTACTCGAACCAGGCCGGAGACAATGCCGGCACCGCCATCGACCGCCCCAATGCCACCGTGGCCGGCGGCCTGGGAAATACCGCGAGCGGCGCCTCCAGCGCCATCGGCGGCGGCCAATCCAATGTCGCCAGTGGCAGGTCGGCGACCGTTCCCGGCGGCGAGGGTAACGATGCGACTGGGACCACCAGCACCATCGGCGGCGGCCAGAACAACGAGGCGACGGGGAACAGCAGCGTGGTGGCGGGTGGATCTTTCAATCGCAGTTCGGCCAGTAGTGGCAGCGTCGGCGGTGGCATCTTCAATTCGGCGGTGGGCGTCAGCAGCACCGTCAGTGGCGGCGAAGGCAACTGCGCGGGTGGCACGGGCAGCTGGGCCGGCGGCATGCGTGCAGGCGTGCGACGGGGAACGGGCGCCGGTGAGTGTGTTGCCGGACCGCCGCCGTCGTCCGGCGACGCCGATGGCGATGAGGGCACATTCCTGTGGGCAGATGCACAAGCCACGCAGTTCAATTCGAATGGCCCGAACCGCTTCATTGTTCGCGTTGACGAGGGCGCCACTTTCCAGCGCCTGATCGGCAGCGAGACCAGTGCAAGGTCTCCTCGCGGCTATTTCAATGTGGTCCGGGGCGACTCCGGGCTGGCCCCCAGCAGCACGCCCTCGGCCAACGTGATCGGCAGCTTCGAAAGCGACGGCGATGCCTTTCTGGTGCTGACCACGCCAGCCGGCAGCAGCCGTGGACTGGTGTTTCGGAGCACGGTCAACAACAACGAGGCCGGTCTGGTGTACGCCAGTTCAGCCAGCGGATTGCAGTTCCTGTCCGGCAACTCGGTGCGCATGACCCTGGCTGGCACCGGTCAGCTCACGCTGAACACGCTGGGCAGCGCCGGCAGCACCACGCTATGCCGCAATGCCAGCAACCAGATCGCCAGTTGCTCTTCCAGTGCACGCTACAAGAACGACATCGACGATCTGCACCTGGGGCTGGATGCCGTGGCCCGCTTGCGACCCGTGGCCTACACCTGGAAGGACAGCGGAATGGCGGACATCGGCTTTGTCGCCGAGGACGTTGCGGCGCTGGATGAACGCCTGATCACCCGCAATGACGAGGGCGAGGTCGAGGGCGTCAGATACGATCGGCTGAGCGCTGTGCTCGCCGGCGCGGTGCAGGAACTTTCCGCGCGCGAGCGGGTGCAACAGGCAGACATCGAGGACTTGCGGCAAAAGCTGGCCGAACTCCGGGCTGAGGTACATGGCGCGTCGGTGCGGGAGCGCTGA
- a CDS encoding peptidase — translation MKRALTIACLLAISATVGAAKPDFTRIPDLGVKAQDAGIIDAVGRRAADGRLLAVYQPDFRAQQGTPEAMAREYLNSAGPSLGLEASSSATMSLTHVRSMGRMDVVRFQQTHQGLPVWGGDTAVSVAKDGQILFVANGVEPGLSEVDLNYTVKAGDAIASARAWAGARATAQLERAEQMIYAGDQTTLVWRVQLVTGEAPYRDLEVLIDAQSGEIVRAEDQTLHLDAAGRAFNPDPLSTAQTQYTVAGYGDNNDQDSPQLLAEIKPIVLRDLTLNGGVYELKGPWAACVDHEAPNSANDCPTSPTADFVVNSRSDDRFEPAHVYFHIDTYMRYLNDTLGLDVRPPYVGGVQFDAHGLNGDDNSHFLGGTSRLAFGDGGVDDAEDADVVIHELGHGVHYWLTNGGLSNLSNDGLSEGLGDYLAMSYSRAFNHWASNTPEYFWMFSWDGHNNFWPGRVTNWHLQHSYAAGNLGSGLHTPGQYWASCNMLNFNSLGQQTADKAVLMGIAMTNGSSRQNDAAQAVLNAAAVNFPPAVVHTLFANYTSGGSSAPYSACTYNVTLPTTAVVFADGFE, via the coding sequence ATGAAAAGAGCGCTCACCATTGCTTGCCTGTTGGCGATATCCGCGACGGTCGGAGCCGCAAAGCCCGATTTCACCAGAATCCCGGATCTTGGCGTCAAGGCACAGGACGCCGGCATCATCGACGCCGTGGGTCGCCGCGCAGCCGATGGCCGCTTGCTCGCCGTTTACCAGCCCGATTTTCGCGCCCAGCAGGGCACGCCTGAAGCCATGGCGCGCGAGTACCTGAACTCCGCTGGCCCTTCCCTGGGATTGGAAGCCAGTAGTTCGGCAACAATGTCGCTGACCCATGTGCGCTCAATGGGACGCATGGATGTGGTGCGCTTTCAGCAGACCCATCAGGGCTTGCCGGTGTGGGGCGGCGATACTGCCGTCAGCGTTGCCAAGGATGGCCAGATCCTGTTCGTTGCCAATGGCGTGGAACCCGGCCTGAGCGAAGTGGACCTGAACTACACGGTCAAGGCCGGCGATGCCATCGCCAGCGCCCGCGCCTGGGCCGGGGCCCGAGCGACGGCACAACTGGAACGCGCCGAACAGATGATTTACGCCGGAGATCAGACGACATTGGTCTGGCGAGTGCAATTGGTGACTGGCGAAGCACCCTACCGTGATCTCGAGGTGCTGATCGATGCTCAAAGCGGTGAAATCGTGCGTGCAGAGGACCAGACCCTACATCTGGATGCCGCGGGTCGCGCCTTCAACCCAGACCCGCTGTCAACCGCGCAGACCCAATATACGGTTGCCGGATACGGTGACAACAATGACCAGGATTCGCCGCAGTTGCTGGCTGAAATCAAGCCGATAGTCCTGCGCGATCTGACACTGAACGGCGGCGTTTATGAGCTGAAGGGCCCTTGGGCCGCATGCGTAGATCATGAGGCACCGAACAGCGCCAATGACTGTCCGACTTCGCCCACTGCCGATTTTGTGGTCAATTCGCGCAGCGATGATCGTTTCGAGCCGGCGCATGTGTACTTCCACATTGATACTTACATGCGCTACCTCAACGACACCCTGGGCTTGGACGTGCGCCCGCCTTATGTCGGCGGCGTGCAATTTGATGCCCATGGGCTCAATGGCGATGACAATTCGCACTTCCTTGGTGGTACCAGCCGCCTCGCCTTTGGCGATGGTGGCGTCGACGATGCGGAGGACGCCGACGTGGTCATCCACGAACTTGGACACGGCGTCCACTACTGGCTGACCAATGGCGGCCTGTCGAATCTGAGCAATGACGGTCTGTCGGAAGGTCTGGGCGACTATCTGGCGATGTCCTACAGCCGCGCTTTCAACCATTGGGCATCCAACACGCCTGAGTACTTCTGGATGTTCAGCTGGGACGGCCACAACAATTTCTGGCCGGGTCGGGTCACCAACTGGCATCTGCAGCACAGCTACGCTGCTGGAAATCTGGGGAGTGGTTTGCACACGCCGGGGCAGTACTGGGCCTCCTGCAACATGCTGAATTTCAACTCCCTCGGGCAGCAGACCGCGGACAAGGCCGTCTTGATGGGCATTGCCATGACCAACGGCTCTTCCCGTCAGAATGATGCAGCCCAGGCGGTCTTGAATGCGGCTGCCGTGAACTTCCCGCCCGCAGTGGTGCACACCTTGTTTGCCAACTACACCAGTGGTGGCAGCAGCGCCCCGTATTCTGCGTGCACCTACAACGTGACTCTGCCGACCACAGCCGTGGTGTTTGCAGATGGCTTTGAGTAG
- a CDS encoding delta-60 repeat domain-containing protein, producing MTRNLRWVRTLAVSAAVLGGSLLQAQTNIPALATPNIDPVVGGTVNVLSRMSDGRILVGGSFQRLGEIVANGCGRLLPDGSADGSFQCARPNADRFAQDSSGRVYALRSAGVNDALVRLQAGGTLDPSFATSNPTGSILDILILDDVIYLAGTFSAINGQPRARLARLDLDGSLDSAWTPTADNTVSRLLAPGDGFLYLSGGFTNINGSERDGLARLLPATAVVDAWHPLITGTGGVFPITGMDTDGNHLYLSGAFTAVQGLPRARLAKLGLDAAATVDADWAPQIVSAPDPSGPRLIKVIGNHVYLGVTGGGMNVSSNGDFATGRLRRVASGGTATLDLSFNPLADVTGTSSGGPLSLISGDGGGRLFVGGQISQLSLGAIRLGLAALNADGSVDGLSALTEALVPANVANLAFDPATGSTYVQGTFLKVNGVSRQGLIRLLASGAVDGGFRPAPTRYSAVAYANDAVYAADDDAGLLRKLDRLTGDPVPGYSPVAYSNSIAQIRIEGDHAYLLGNFVLTGITPQLTSIARLDLATDSIDQTFRFTPNAGASILFMARDAASNSLFLTGNFSTLNGITVNRVVRIDSNTLAIDSDFAPTVPVIPSAMLSDELGGLWLHGSFSTINGQTCRGPARLLIATQGGLDPDFSCNRGFVGGNSMALARDSVYIKGSNAISRFVRSAGGSADPDWVIANPPLSLGLTVFGDRLLAHGNFSSIAGANRQSLAAFPVVEYFGRSGFE from the coding sequence ATGACTCGCAATCTCAGGTGGGTTCGAACGCTGGCTGTGAGCGCGGCAGTGCTGGGCGGCTCCCTGTTGCAGGCGCAAACCAATATCCCGGCCCTGGCCACGCCGAATATCGATCCGGTGGTGGGCGGCACCGTGAATGTGCTGTCGCGCATGAGCGATGGGCGCATCCTGGTCGGCGGCAGTTTCCAGCGCCTGGGTGAAATCGTCGCGAATGGCTGCGGGCGACTGCTGCCTGACGGCTCCGCTGATGGCAGTTTCCAGTGCGCCCGGCCCAATGCGGACCGATTTGCCCAGGACAGCAGTGGCCGTGTCTATGCGCTGCGCAGCGCCGGTGTCAACGACGCGCTGGTGCGACTGCAGGCCGGTGGCACTCTTGATCCGTCTTTCGCCACATCCAACCCGACCGGCAGCATCCTCGACATCCTGATCCTCGACGATGTGATTTATCTGGCTGGCACCTTCAGTGCCATCAATGGCCAGCCACGCGCCCGGCTGGCGAGACTGGATCTGGATGGCAGCCTGGATTCCGCTTGGACTCCGACCGCCGATAACACGGTGTCCCGTCTGCTGGCGCCGGGCGACGGGTTTCTGTACCTCTCTGGCGGCTTCACCAACATCAACGGCAGCGAGCGCGACGGGTTGGCCCGATTGCTGCCGGCGACGGCTGTGGTTGATGCCTGGCACCCGCTGATCACCGGCACTGGCGGTGTCTTTCCGATCACGGGGATGGATACCGACGGCAACCACCTGTACCTGTCCGGGGCGTTCACGGCGGTTCAAGGTCTGCCGCGCGCACGCCTCGCCAAGTTGGGACTGGATGCCGCTGCAACGGTGGATGCGGACTGGGCACCGCAGATTGTGAGCGCGCCTGATCCGTCGGGGCCGCGACTGATCAAGGTCATCGGCAATCATGTCTATCTGGGAGTGACCGGCGGTGGCATGAACGTGAGCAGCAATGGCGACTTCGCGACGGGTCGCTTGCGCAGGGTAGCCAGTGGCGGCACCGCAACGCTGGACCTCAGCTTCAATCCCCTTGCCGACGTCACAGGCACCAGCAGCGGCGGTCCGCTCAGCCTCATCAGCGGCGACGGCGGCGGTCGATTGTTTGTCGGCGGACAGATATCGCAGCTGTCGCTCGGGGCCATTCGTCTGGGTCTGGCAGCGCTCAACGCCGATGGCAGCGTCGACGGCCTGAGTGCGTTGACGGAAGCGCTGGTGCCGGCAAACGTGGCCAACCTGGCCTTCGATCCAGCCACCGGCAGCACCTATGTGCAGGGCACCTTCCTCAAGGTCAATGGCGTCTCGCGCCAGGGTCTGATCCGGCTGCTGGCCAGCGGCGCCGTCGATGGCGGCTTCCGGCCTGCCCCGACCCGTTACAGTGCGGTGGCCTACGCCAATGACGCCGTCTATGCCGCCGATGACGACGCTGGCTTGCTGCGCAAGCTGGATCGACTGACCGGCGATCCGGTGCCCGGCTACTCGCCTGTTGCCTACAGCAACAGCATCGCGCAGATCCGCATCGAGGGCGATCATGCCTATCTGCTCGGCAATTTCGTGCTCACTGGAATTACCCCACAGCTGACTAGCATCGCTCGTCTGGATCTTGCCACCGACAGCATTGATCAGACGTTCCGCTTCACGCCCAATGCGGGGGCATCGATCCTGTTCATGGCCCGCGATGCCGCCAGCAACAGCCTGTTCCTGACTGGGAACTTCAGCACTCTGAATGGCATCACGGTGAACCGAGTGGTTCGCATCGACAGCAATACCCTGGCTATCGACAGCGACTTTGCCCCGACCGTGCCGGTCATCCCCAGCGCCATGCTCAGCGACGAGTTGGGCGGCCTGTGGCTGCACGGCAGCTTCAGCACCATCAACGGCCAGACGTGCCGCGGCCCGGCGCGCCTGCTGATCGCCACCCAGGGTGGCCTGGACCCGGACTTTTCCTGCAACCGTGGCTTCGTCGGTGGCAACAGCATGGCGCTGGCGCGCGACTCGGTCTACATCAAAGGCAGCAATGCGATCAGTCGCTTCGTCCGCAGCGCCGGCGGCAGCGCCGACCCGGACTGGGTGATTGCCAATCCGCCGCTGTCTCTGGGTCTGACCGTGTTTGGCGACCGCCTTCTTGCGCACGGCAATTTCAGCAGCATCGCCGGCGCCAACCGCCAATCCCTGGCTGCCTTTCCGGTGGTCGAGTACTTCGGCCGCAGCGGCTTCGAATAA
- a CDS encoding TetR/AcrR family transcriptional regulator has translation MSTPLPKTVAASETRRSILDQASQLLAESGPDALSMRKLSQRIGASTIVLYTHFRDKQAILDELYIEGFERLRADLARVPRHADPMQQVMALGRAYHASAVANPTYYQLMFTRCVPGFDPAPRSREVSKQAFLMLVAGVRRCMDEGAIPAGDAAQVAHVLWGTLHGLISLELFGYAPGSHSAESRLELAMQVIREGMRHPDPAESGR, from the coding sequence ATGAGCACGCCTTTGCCGAAAACCGTTGCCGCCAGCGAGACCCGCCGCAGCATCCTCGACCAGGCCAGCCAGCTGCTGGCCGAATCCGGCCCGGATGCGCTGTCGATGCGCAAGCTGTCACAGCGCATCGGCGCTTCGACGATCGTGCTGTACACCCATTTCCGCGACAAGCAGGCCATCCTCGACGAGCTCTACATCGAGGGTTTCGAACGGCTGCGCGCCGATCTGGCCCGCGTGCCCAGGCACGCCGATCCGATGCAACAAGTGATGGCGCTGGGCCGCGCCTACCATGCGTCGGCGGTGGCCAACCCCACCTACTACCAGCTGATGTTCACCCGCTGCGTACCCGGATTCGATCCCGCGCCACGCAGTCGCGAGGTCAGCAAGCAGGCTTTTCTGATGCTGGTTGCCGGTGTCAGACGCTGCATGGACGAAGGTGCGATTCCGGCCGGCGATGCCGCCCAGGTGGCGCATGTGCTGTGGGGCACGCTGCACGGCCTGATCAGCCTGGAACTGTTCGGCTATGCCCCCGGCTCACACAGCGCCGAGTCGCGTCTGGAACTCGCCATGCAGGTGATCCGCGAGGGCATGCGCCACCCCGACCCGGCGGAATCGGGGCGATGA
- a CDS encoding FAD-dependent oxidoreductase, which produces MRYPVPARTITTTPEPDPTMINGTRYHPDIAAQPFDAVVIGSGLGGLTCAALLAKTGKRVLVLERHYTAGGFTHSFKRRGYEWDVGVHYIGDVHKPHSPMRRVFDTITDGRLQWAKMDPVYDRMVFPDATYDFHSGVRNFRIGLLQHFPEAGPDIDAYLAHVRRASGTVAGHFGQRLLPGMLQGAAGAAVRRLSGDYFGRTTHEVLSSCTRNPKLAAVLAGQWGDYGAPPKQSSFAMHALVAQHYLDGANFPVGGASRIAAEIIPTIEASGGAVLVGAEVDQILVQRGRAVGVRMLNGDDILCPQVISAAGVHTTWSRLLPPEAAAQNDMLEKVQALPRSVGHLGLYVGLKGTRQQLGLEQANLWVYRDYDHDASIARFLAKPSRDFPLMYLSFPSAKDPAWDSHYPGRSTIDVIAPAPWSWFSHWQDQPWKKRGADYEDFKAQLSERLLDEIYRRAPGARGQVDHFELSTPLSTAHFSNYAAGELYGLEHSPYRFAQRWLTPKTPIKGLHLTGQDILFCGVGSALMSGVLTAATLLGPKLLRVVPDLLAGRSAGLASALKRLVPKTPTTPTRHLPVPEAQPLWFEARCVEIETLTDDCKAFRFRCDRADMRRYRPGQFVTIEAEIGGQRLCRSYTLSSSPTRPDTFEVTVKRVAAGPFSNWICDQLQVGDDVRMSGPFGEFSCAPRPRPKLLLLSAGSGITPMLSMARWIADKQSEVDVVFLHVARRQSELIFARELKQLGKQHTGTRVRISLSQEAEGSSWRGARGRLSAAMLKRAAPDLAEREVYLCGPEGFMASARMLLGDAGLPPAQLHEESFDVSSGVSGSGGRVEFSASGKTIQASGSESLLELAEASGIAVASACRTGHCGECKVRCLSGAVSMVVTDGLSADELADGYVLTCVGAVNGDIRLAA; this is translated from the coding sequence ATGCGCTACCCAGTGCCTGCACGAACCATCACCACTACACCCGAACCGGACCCGACCATGATCAACGGCACCCGCTACCACCCTGACATCGCCGCCCAGCCCTTTGATGCCGTCGTCATCGGCTCGGGCCTGGGCGGATTGACCTGCGCCGCGCTGCTGGCCAAGACCGGCAAGCGCGTGCTGGTGCTGGAGCGTCATTACACCGCCGGCGGCTTCACTCATTCCTTCAAGCGTCGCGGCTATGAGTGGGATGTGGGCGTGCACTACATCGGCGATGTGCACAAGCCGCACTCGCCCATGCGCCGGGTCTTCGACACCATCACCGACGGCCGATTGCAGTGGGCGAAGATGGACCCGGTCTACGATCGCATGGTGTTTCCGGACGCCACCTACGATTTTCACTCGGGCGTGCGCAACTTCCGGATCGGCCTCTTGCAGCACTTTCCCGAGGCCGGCCCCGACATCGATGCCTATCTGGCCCATGTGCGCCGCGCCAGCGGCACGGTGGCCGGGCATTTCGGTCAGCGCCTGCTGCCCGGCATGCTGCAGGGCGCCGCCGGCGCGGCGGTCAGGCGATTGAGTGGCGATTACTTTGGCCGCACCACCCATGAAGTGCTGAGCAGCTGCACCCGCAACCCCAAGCTCGCCGCGGTGCTGGCGGGTCAGTGGGGCGACTACGGCGCGCCGCCGAAGCAATCGAGTTTTGCCATGCACGCGCTGGTGGCCCAACACTATCTGGATGGCGCCAACTTCCCGGTCGGCGGCGCATCGCGAATCGCGGCCGAGATCATTCCCACCATCGAAGCCAGCGGCGGCGCCGTGCTGGTGGGGGCCGAAGTTGATCAGATTCTGGTGCAGCGCGGCCGAGCCGTGGGCGTACGCATGCTGAACGGCGACGATATCCTGTGTCCGCAGGTGATCAGTGCTGCGGGTGTGCACACCACCTGGTCACGGCTGTTGCCGCCAGAGGCGGCGGCGCAGAACGACATGCTGGAAAAGGTACAGGCACTGCCGCGCTCGGTCGGACATCTGGGTCTGTATGTGGGTCTCAAGGGCACGCGGCAGCAACTGGGACTGGAACAGGCCAACCTCTGGGTCTATCGCGACTACGATCACGATGCCTCGATCGCGCGCTTTCTGGCCAAGCCCAGCCGCGATTTCCCGCTGATGTACCTCTCCTTTCCCAGCGCCAAGGATCCGGCCTGGGATAGTCACTATCCGGGGCGTTCCACCATCGATGTGATCGCCCCGGCCCCGTGGAGCTGGTTCTCGCACTGGCAGGATCAGCCGTGGAAGAAACGCGGCGCCGATTACGAGGATTTCAAGGCGCAGCTGTCCGAGCGCCTGCTGGACGAGATCTACCGCCGTGCCCCCGGTGCGCGCGGGCAGGTCGATCACTTCGAGCTGTCCACACCGCTGTCCACCGCGCATTTCAGCAACTACGCGGCCGGCGAGCTGTATGGACTGGAACACAGTCCGTATCGCTTTGCGCAGCGTTGGCTGACCCCGAAAACGCCGATCAAGGGCCTGCATCTGACCGGCCAGGACATCTTGTTCTGCGGTGTCGGTTCGGCGCTGATGTCGGGCGTGCTCACCGCCGCCACGCTGCTGGGCCCCAAACTATTGCGGGTGGTGCCCGATCTGCTGGCGGGGCGCTCGGCGGGTCTGGCCAGCGCGCTCAAGCGCCTGGTGCCGAAGACACCGACGACACCGACTCGCCATCTCCCAGTGCCCGAGGCGCAACCGCTGTGGTTCGAAGCCCGCTGTGTAGAGATCGAAACCCTCACAGACGACTGCAAGGCCTTCCGCTTCCGCTGCGATCGCGCCGATATGCGCCGCTATCGTCCAGGCCAGTTCGTGACCATCGAAGCCGAGATCGGCGGCCAGCGCCTGTGCCGTTCCTACACGCTGTCCTCCAGCCCCACCCGCCCCGACACCTTCGAAGTCACGGTCAAGCGGGTGGCCGCCGGTCCGTTTTCCAACTGGATCTGCGATCAACTGCAGGTGGGCGACGATGTGCGCATGAGCGGCCCCTTCGGCGAATTCAGCTGCGCACCCCGGCCGCGACCGAAGCTGCTGTTGCTCTCGGCCGGCAGCGGCATCACGCCGATGCTGTCGATGGCGCGCTGGATCGCCGACAAGCAATCCGAAGTGGACGTGGTCTTCCTGCATGTCGCCCGACGCCAGTCCGAACTGATCTTCGCCCGCGAGCTCAAGCAGTTGGGCAAGCAGCACACCGGCACCCGGGTGCGCATCTCACTCAGCCAGGAAGCCGAGGGCAGCAGCTGGCGCGGCGCCCGCGGGCGCCTGAGCGCGGCCATGCTCAAGCGCGCTGCGCCCGATCTGGCCGAGCGCGAGGTCTACCTGTGCGGCCCCGAAGGCTTCATGGCCAGCGCCCGCATGCTACTCGGGGATGCCGGGCTGCCGCCGGCTCAGCTGCACGAAGAAAGCTTCGATGTCAGCTCGGGCGTCTCCGGCAGCGGTGGCCGCGTCGAGTTCAGCGCCTCCGGCAAGACCATCCAGGCCAGCGGCAGTGAATCCCTGCTGGAATTGGCCGAAGCCAGCGGCATCGCCGTCGCTTCAGCCTGCCGCACCGGCCATTGCGGCGAGTGCAAGGTGCGCTGCCTGTCGGGCGCGGTCAGCATGGTGGTGACTGACGGGCTGTCCGCAGATGAACTGGCTGATGGCTATGTGCTGACTTGCGTGGGCGCGGTGAATGGGGATATCAGGCTGGCAGCTTGA